Genomic segment of Eleutherodactylus coqui strain aEleCoq1 chromosome 1, aEleCoq1.hap1, whole genome shotgun sequence:
atttttacacatttctggatgaattgcagggaagggcttatatatttaagcccttcctgacaattcatcccgcaatctccggcagcccattgctttcaatggagccggctgtattgctggctccattgaattcaatggtcagtgctcgtttaatcgagacgagtaccgcgtggtgctcgtctcgagtaacgagcatctcgagcaccctaatactcgaacgagcatcaagctcggacgagtatgctcgctcctctctatatGCAACACCACTTTAAGGAATCTGAGCCTTAATTCTAATTACAGCCAAGAAATAATGCAATTATGGCATCAAATatggtgcaaatataaatctttTTGGTCTTTATTCCTACAATTCCATCAAAAGGCGACATTTTGACCTAAAGCAGTCTTTGTCCCGGCGTAATTGCATTATTTCTTGGAAACcaagccttaggcttctttcccacaagcgtatatcaggtGGCCGTTTACACGGCcatctgatatacgctgtgatctgatgtattggatttcaatgcatcagatcacatggctgtattcctgagatgtaaaagcgcccggccaggcctatatagcgctgggcatttttacattgggcctaaaagatagtcctggaactatctttttggctggaatacatcggctgctgcatgggagccCAGGcggggctgctaaactcccttcctctgctctcctctctcccctctcatGCAGaatcacctctgctctcctacctgctggctctttgcaatgggaggtggcaggataggggcggagctaagcgccagcctgtcctgcctcctcccaatgctggctgtggacaaggggcgggatgtgggtggagctaagcttccacCCTCTCCTTACAccttgtctatagccagcaatggggggaggcgggacgggatggcacttagctccgcccccaccccctccaattgcaaagaacgagcgagaAGGAGAGCAAAGGTGAGCCTGCGATAGGGAGGTAGGGGAAAGGGGTGacagcatggtagtctcggcatatatgcgccgggacccatgccgtctgaacgggcgcagaaACGTTTGATTTGTACACCCGTTCACCAGTTTAATCTCTCCTAacgtagtgtatatcagccagccttgtctccgcgcagacggcttctattgaagtcaatagaagcagtccgCTTCGCTGCCCTTCcccaatgacattgcagaagggtctccgattctgcgtcatcgcctagcgatcgTGCGGCACTTTCTATACTGTGTATGTGTGCCACAATACAGAAATACGACTGCGGACAGGTACAAAGGGTCTCCGGCAGGCGGAATGCAGCCTaatcgtgtgcattcggcctaagtgATATATGTCTACAGTGCAATATACTAAGATTAACAGATTAGTAGTATTCACTGTAAACTgcaaaatgatgataattacaatcACAATAACCTGCATCAGCCGCACCAGAAATTTACAGATGCTTGACAACCCTAATTATGACATTTGTAGCAAACAAATCCTTCCAGCAGAAAACCTAAACAAGATGACTTCCTCAAAAATGTCTAGACTTTATCAGACAATGAGATGAGATGGAAGTATTACAAGAAGTTGTGTGTATGCTGTAGTGTCCTAGAAAAAGAAAGTATCAAAGAATGCTCCATCTTCTCCAAAAACTATCTATTAACCTTTACAAACTCTTTGAGAACACAGTAATAACATACGCCATCCAAAAAACAGTTGGTGTTAGCAATGCAAAGACTGACTTGGACAAATATACGGAGGTCCTTGGTATAATCTTGTGATATGAAGTCATTTCTTACCAAGAAGTACAATAGCAGGGACAAATGAAAAGGTCCAAATGAGAAAAGGAAAGTTAGTAAGTTGGCCAAAAGGATCTTGCGTGGCTTTTCTTGACCTCTTGAAACACAATAATGGTTGTTTTGGATTTTCTTCTTAAGTGTAAGAAgtatgtgtactgtacaaaatGTGATGAGGATAGCGCTAAGGACAAACACCATTTCAAGCATAATGACTAGTTGATGATTCTTCCATGTCTCATCTGAAAATCCATAGAAACAATGTAATTCCTCCCTGTCCCGAAGTTGAAGAAGAGAACCAGTAGATGCTCCCCACACAATGATGCAGACCAAAATGCATATCACAGTTGCCTTCTTAGGAGACCTCAATATCTTAGAATAGAGGGGAAATTGTATGGCAATGTAACGGTCCATACAGATACACACTGATATGAAGATGCTACCATACATATTGACAAAGTAGAGGCTCTCCAGGAATGTGCAGACACCAGATCCTAACTTCCACTCGTCTTCAACTTTGTATGCATTAATTTTAAATGGGAGGGTAACGAGCAGCAAGATATCAAAGATGATTAGAAATGACATATATGTTGTTGTTTCCATCCACTTCTTGATCCTGAAGATGAGCATCCAGAGGGCTAACATGTTGAAGATTAGGCCAAGGATGAATGTTGGAATGTAAATAACTAATTGGAATACCTGAACTGAATCCTCAATTCTTGTAGAATTTGTGGAATTGCACATTTTGAGGAAAGACTGCAAAATATACATAGGAAATTATGTCTAACACGTCTTGTTTCATTTATAATGCTCACTAGAATTGCAATATTATCTAAGGCAATACTGATATTTCTACTCAATCCTctaactaaggcctctttcacgcagcaatatcacagctgtgttctgggccatatcgctgcattttttcacgGTGATATCACGATTTCGTGgcactacaaagtcgtgcgactttgtaacACTCTTTTGCCAGGAATTTtcggaggggcttgaaatataagccctaccttgaaaataagccctggctacataaaaacacaaaaaaacaatacatcacctaacaggcgctgtctgctttgCCGCACTTTTCCTCccgaagtgctggctctgattgattctcgaatgcagcggctcagccaatcattgcagtggtcgatgaaccaatcagagccatcgcattgaatggctgtaattggttcatcgagcactgcagtgatttgcTGAGCTGTGATGCTtgagaatcaatcagagccagtgctttctGTAGATGGGGtttttgaacctctgaccaggaagcaTTGGCTGAAAACTGAACAAGTGTGTCAGAGCTGGGGAGAAGTGCGCCAAAGTGGATAGCATCTGATAGGTGATgcattggtaatttttttttaaaggcagatatggcttatttttggagtagggcttatatttcaagcccccccaaaATCACgccaaaagagcgctacaaagtcgcgcgactttgtagagacacaaaatcgcaatatatCACTGCTAAAAAGTGCTGAAATATTACACAGAAAACagatgtaaaagaggcctaaaactgcatcaaaaaccacatATGAAAAAACaggtgcagtttttgatgtggctgcagaaaaaaacgcaagtgcaaCAAAAACTACAATGAAATCATGGCAAAACCATATGCAGTTTATGAATAGTGTTTTTTGATGTGGTTTTCACCACACCTGTACTACCTTGTGTAAATATAGCCTAAGCCCCCATCACACAGTTTGAATTCTgctacagatctgcaccaaaatctgcagcaaatcagcaaaatgtaaatgcaccctttttCACACATTCCATAGGAGGCTGCACATGTAAATCTGCAGCCTCACGTAAACCTACAGGGCTTCAAATCTGCgtgtcttttttttgttgttgcagatttctaacatacagaaaatatataattctgcaattaaatcCGCTATTAAATCGTTTGGGGATTTCTGCAAAATGTTATGCAAACTACAgttaaaaatggaataaaatccACATTTTATTACGAAATGGTCAACTGTGCTGATTACTACAGGCAATTCCAGTAAGTGTGAATGCATCCTCACAgtgtttgatgcacttttttaaaGACAACTGATAAACAGTCACGTTAATTTGACTCATTATTAAGgccccccttcacacgagcgtatttgcgcacaaaaaatttgcacacgcaatacgcagagaatagaacccattaatttcaatgagttcgttcacatgtgtgtatttctCCTGCACGTTTTAGTTAcacaaaaaaacctgcagcatgctctatctttctgcgcatttgcgcacccgaagcccccatagaagtcaatgtggatgTGCAAATGAGTGCACAATATGCTaggaaatgcgtgaaacactgcataattgtgcaggaaaaagactaattaaccatttcaattagtgcacgcaaatgaacatgctttgcaggcacaaaaattacagtacaaTACGCTGacatgcacgcaaaaaaagcatcgttcattcCATGAATACGCAGTGCTCAGGCACGCAAAAATACATATATGCTCAAATGAAGAGGACCTTACTGGTGAATTTTGACAGCTTGTCTTTCAATTTGAAATTGCTAAAATgttgagatgtagcagagctaagtttgTTATTACACTATGCAATTAGTTTCTAGCTTCTGCCCCAGTCCTGATAATGAATTAGCCTTATATCATACTTAGCTTTGTGTTGATGTACGACAAGGATGAGCTAGAATTATATCAAGAACATACAGTAAAGAGAACACAGAAATGAGGTAATCAGAGCTAAAATAAATCATGAACAAAaaagaagcagaagaagaaaggTAAAGATATTCTAACCTTCGGCTGAGTCTCTGATGCGTGTAGAACAGCAGTATTGTGACAGTGAAGCATGTTATACAGGAAGTGAGCGCAGCACACGTTATCGGCACATCTCCAGACTTTTTAGGTGGTTATAGAGGAAGACTTAAAACTTATCGGATGAAACATACATTTTTTATGCATCAATATTTTTTAATCTACTCAGTAGCAGACAAATCATTTGAATTTAGATATTGTTATGGTCCAAATTGCACCAAATCATGAAGGTTAGAGTCTAGTGTTCTGGTGGAAATCAGGCACATGCTTTATGGAGAACTATAGATAATTTggtcatataaatatatttatcagGTCAAAAGGATGGACAATGTAAAGTAGAGttttcattgtaatggagtttaTATTTACTTCTGATAGATTTAGATGGTTTACCCTCAACACAAAGATTGGTGGTAGCCCACCTCCTAATGTCTGCAAGCGCTGGAAAGACACATCAACCACACATTCAATAAGGGCTTTTTCTCACCAGCGTGAAAATCACGCTGAAGTTAccagcacaaaaaaaaagcatctAACTGCGCAAAACTAGTGTGAATGGCTGTTTTTTTGCGAGGTTTattcacttaaaggagatgtctcgaggaagcagtgaatttttttttttgcccagtccccctaattaagcatacattattaagcccccctgtaaatgacttttctagctggttcgtacttaccgttccagcgtttcagcaacttataaaagtttccccaagatggccgccggctcttttcccgtcgcttgctgcagcccgacgtgcgcgctcccgagacgctaccagctgtgtctccatggcaaccagacgccccgcagccgccgaccagtcacccaccgccaggcagcaggtaaccggcgctagcccccggctccccagcgctacgcccccggctccccagcgctacgctcccggctccccagcgctacgctcccggctccccagcgctacgctcccggctccccagcgctagaccctgacaacagacgaaggccccggagcccagcgctaggccccagagcccagcgctaggttccggagcccagcgctaggttccggagcccaggtgaaggccccggagcccagcgctaggccccggagcccagcgctaggttccagagccttcacctgggctccggaacctagcgctgggctctggggccttcacctgttagagaagatcaccccccgacccatcacttacctgggcggcttctcggggcggctgggctgggctgggcttctccgctgggcagctccagtttctgcaccttcctctaacagaggatggtacagaatggccgctccagcgcgctcccgagcagtgacagctcgtctgcgcatgcgcagaagagctgtagcggggagcacactgaagcggctcgtgctgaaaggagaagaccggactgcgcaagcgcgtctaaaaaagcaagctgccagcgaatttagacggaaccatggagacgaggacgctagcaacggagcaggtaagtgaataacttctgtatggctcatatttaatgcacgatgtatattacaaagtgcattaatatggccatacggaagtgtataaccccacttggtttcgcgagacaacccctttaagatacgaccattcacatgagggaatttGCATGGCTAAAAGCATAGCAGAGTAAAACGCAGGAAACGGGTTCTGCTGCTCTGAGAGGGAAGAGAGATATAGATGACGGAAAGTCCCACGAGGCTTTCCTTCattgctggggactcccttcatctcagcggggatGGAGGGTTTCCCCAGCAGCTGTGCTGGAGGAATTTCcctgtagcagggagagagagagagagcgagacaaaGGGTGTCCCTGGGGAACCCTCTTCATCGCCGGGGATTTCCTTCTCAGTGCGATACTGGCATTtttctgcaggggagaataagcaCTTCCCCAGCAGCAGGTAGAGAAGGCAATGAGGGAATCTCCAAAAACAGgtacagggggcggggctacagggcttccctgagagcagggagagaggacAGGGCTAGAGAGGGGATCTCTCTAGCCCCATACTCTCTCTTcttgctatagggaaatccctgggagaacccctttagctTCACCCCCTCTGTCTAGTTCCgtcctctctccctgctctcagggaagccctgtaGCCCCGCTCCCTCTCTCATTCCTTGTTCTCCGCTGCTGCTGTTCCAGGTTTAGGGACAGCTGCACAGCAAGTTTAAAATAtgccgctgtaaactcctgttagtccctgctggGAAGAGGGGGGACCCCAGAGAGTCCCCATCATCTCCCCGGGAACTAACAGGAtgttacagtgggacatttaaaatgtgcttctgggtttagtggcgtggcagcactccctccccccttatctcccattcccattgtttagaagtttaaactaaacaatgaAAATGTTTACCTAATCAAACCTCCCCCTTGTTATCCTGCTCTGATAggggtctatggaaactcctgcacctCGTGCACCAAGGATagctcaggtcctatctttttacgcagcagggaatttcagttgtagatgtcctattattttaggtgtgatttttttaCACGCTTAAAATTTTTTCGTCTGAacgcttccataggaaaccattggttctattagccgcaatttttttgcacgGGTAATATGGCGTGAGtttcacgcttgtgtgaaagagccctaagtcatTATCCATGTTAATACCACTTGCATTTATGAAAAGATGTATGTTATACAACAACATGCTGCATACCCATGGTTGGGCAGATATTTGAGACTTGGATAAATGGCTCCTATTTTTTCATTTAGGGCTCTCACCCATTGGCGTTTCTTTTCTTGCaccgcgagagtgagtgaaaacactcacctcgcagtgcaa
This window contains:
- the LOC136610136 gene encoding G-protein coupled receptor 55-like, whose protein sequence is MCNSTNSTRIEDSVQVFQLVIYIPTFILGLIFNMLALWMLIFRIKKWMETTTYMSFLIIFDILLLVTLPFKINAYKVEDEWKLGSGVCTFLESLYFVNMYGSIFISVCICMDRYIAIQFPLYSKILRSPKKATVICILVCIIVWGASTGSLLQLRDREELHCFYGFSDETWKNHQLVIMLEMVFVLSAILITFCTVHILLTLKKKIQNNHYCVSRGQEKPRKILLANLLTFLFSFGPFHLSLLLYFLVRNDFISQDYTKDLRIFVQVSLCIANTNCFLDGVCYYCVLKEFVKVNR